The following DNA comes from Kluyveromyces lactis strain NRRL Y-1140 chromosome E complete sequence.
AATGTCACTAGTGGTCCACAAATTTGTCAAGAGGCGTGTTTTTCGTATACTCGAACGAGCGTAGAGCTTCTGTATTATTTCAGTAACTCATTTTTTATTCACAGTTAAAAGCATGTAAAGGTTATGTGTTAGTGAACAGAAGTTGATAttggtcacgtgatactAAAGTGGGCCAATGTGCTACTTACAAGTTGGACTACGATCGCCAACTATATACAAATAGTATGTACGATGATGTTTGGGGTTTAGATATTTAAGAGAAAAACCAGCTAGCATAACGTTGGCATGTGCTTAGACTTCGATAGTATGCTGAAGTTCAGAGTATCTTTCGAAgaactttttgaacaaCTTCACTTGCAGTTCGATATCTTTGGCCGAACCAGTTTCTCTGATAGAATGCATTGACAAGATCGGGTTTCCGATATCCAATGTTCTGATACCTGTTTTGGATGCTAGGATTGGTCCAATTGTTGAGCCACATGGAACATTATTTGCACCAACAAATAATTGTAGGGGGATTTCAGCTTCATCAGCAATTTTTTTGAGTAATACTAAACCTGGAGAATTTGTCATGTACCTTTGATTAGCATTGATCTTAACGACGGGGCCAGCACCAAATTGTGGTTTGTGCTGAGTTTCATGTTTTGAAGAGTAGTTTGGATGAACTGCATGGGCAACATCACTCGATAGGAAAAACGATTTGGCTGCAGATTGCAACAACGAGGAAGCTGATGTCTGTTGAACATCATCCGAACCTGCTAATGGAGTTATCCTTTCAAGTACATTAGGCAAAAAATTAGAATCTGCGCCTTGGGCGGATGAAGATCCGATTTCCTCGTGATCAAACATCGCTACCATACGAATTCCTTCGTCTTCAGATAAACCCGTATCTGCTGCCTCAGTGATTCCGTGCATTGAAGTGAAACACGAGGTAAGATTATCCAATCTTCCTGAAAATACAAACTCATCATGAATACCACCTAGGGTGGAAGGTTTATGATCGTATAAGATCAATTCGAAATCTTCAATATCAGTGACATTTTCTAGTTCCAAGTCTTTACGAatcaattccaaaagatcTTCATGATGCCTCTCGATgattgatttcaaagaagagaactGGTCCTCCGATAGAGGTTGTGAATCCCCACAGCATCCTtcacttttctttgtttcttctttcttatcCTTAATAGATAAACCTGCAATGGGCAACAACTGGGTCTCTTTGTTGAATTCGAATTTGGTGTTAACATCTCTATCCAAATGAATAGCTAAGGTTGGAATCTTTAACAaaggtttcttcaaatcaactAGCCTCGAAACGATGTTCTTGCTTTTACTATCTTGAACCATAACTCTTCCTGCCACAGAAAGATCAGAGTCGAACCAGGAGTGCCAAATCCCACCTCCGTAACATTCTACACCAATCTGAGAGAACCCCTCATTAGTTCTCTTGGAAATTGGCTTAATTCTTAGGACGGGGGAATCGGTATGAGCTCCAACAATAGCTACGGGATTACCTGGTTTCCATTTTCCACCAACGACAAATGCAACGATGGAAGAGTTGTTTCTGGTAACGAAATATTTACccagtttcttgaaatgaGACTCCCAAGGATCCgtttccttcaattccACGAATCCATTCGACTGAAGATGCGACTTGATATTGTGAACGGCATGGTATGGAGTTGGGGAGCTGTTCAAAAAGTTTACGAATTCCTGCGGATAATTTATGACACTGGAACCAGACATGGTGGATTTACTCCTCAGATGTAGTCTCAGCATGCAAGATGGGCGGTGAAAATAAGCTGTAGCCCGTTATCGATTCCAGAACACAGTGGGAGACTCAGTAAGTTACTGTGGTGAAAGTACATGGTATAGGCTTAAAAAATCAACTGTTCGAAGAACTTCTTAATTTTTGTTGCAAAACGAAATGGCTATGCAGTAAAAATCATACTGAACCAAGCGCCATATTGAATTAAGTAATCAGTAATTCGATGGAAAACGAGCATAGACGTCGAATTCTGACGTTATTAGTTCGAGTATTTGGAATATATTATTTTTATGTAGATTTGACTTACAAATTGGAGGCAGTCTTTCCCCTAAATACTTGATGGGACAACATACAATCGAACCTGCTATTGTATTTGGCGGTGAAAGAGTGGGAAATGAGGAAAACTATAGTTCGAATCAGAAAGTCGATACATTAGACCGTTAACTGTGTCTCTTCAACAAGACCATAACCCCTAAATAGCCATACAATTAGAACTATTGACAGTTCCTCATTCCATACTTCTGTCGCAAAGCGACCATTATCCAAAAGGTCCATGGAAAAAGTATTCCGACAGCTTTATGGTCACGTGCAATTTTTATCACGTGCCTTTAGTTCTCCCCTAAATACACACTTTCTCTGCTCGAGGTGGACGCAGCTCTCGAGCCCACATTTGGAAAATACCTTAAAAAGTTCAAGACATTGGGGGGCATGGTATGAGAAACATGGATGTTGAAAGTATGAAATATAAACTATGAAGTGTTTTGGTATGTAAATGAAAGAGTTGTTGAAGGTCTTTGAAACTCTTCTCATTGCATTGAATTGGACAGGACAGATATTCAGTCAATATAAGAATCCATCCAACATAAAAAACTAGGATCAATTGCCAGTAATATTTAATCAAGCCGTAAAACTTGAATTTCTATCTTATTATAATGTCGTTATCAACAGAGTTAGTCCACGCAGATGACAAGCACAACAGAGTCACTGACATAGTTTCTCCAATCAATGTCGCTACCACGTTCAGGTacgaagaagttgattTGATTCCATGGAATGAGCGAGAAGATTTCAGTGTCTTGGAAAAGAAGCCTATATATTCCAGATTGGCTCATCCAAACTCCCTTAGGGTGGAATCTGTCCTTTCGAAGGTTTTGGAAGGTGAAGCCG
Coding sequences within:
- the APE4 gene encoding aspartyl aminopeptidase (similar to uniprot|P38821 YHR113W Saccharomyces cerevisiae Hypothetical ORF) — protein: MLRLHLRSKSTMSGSSVINYPQEFVNFLNSSPTPYHAVHNIKSHLQSNGFVELKETDPWESHFKKLGKYFVTRNNSSIVAFVVGGKWKPGNPVAIVGAHTDSPVLRIKPISKRTNEGFSQIGVECYGGGIWHSWFDSDLSVAGRVMVQDSKSKNIVSRLVDLKKPLLKIPTLAIHLDRDVNTKFEFNKETQLLPIAGLSIKDKKEETKKSEGCCGDSQPLSEDQFSSLKSIIERHHEDLLELIRKDLELENVTDIEDFELILYDHKPSTLGGIHDEFVFSGRLDNLTSCFTSMHGITEAADTGLSEDEGIRMVAMFDHEEIGSSSAQGADSNFLPNVLERITPLAGSDDVQQTSASSLLQSAAKSFFLSSDVAHAVHPNYSSKHETQHKPQFGAGPVVKINANQRYMTNSPGLVLLKKIADEAEIPLQLFVGANNVPCGSTIGPILASKTGIRTLDIGNPILSMHSIRETGSAKDIELQVKLFKKFFERYSELQHTIEV